gtcgagatgaacgccacgggaaatcccgataagttcgagtagttcttcaaagaatcaaagagaataaacctcacaagttttatgaataatcaattgtctatctttttctttacaaccacatgcttaaataggctttacaaaagactagcaagctctttatccctacgcaatctcttgcggtccaagcaattatttgggcaacaaacccattatggaaaacttaggaatatcaaatcaaaatatacttaaatatctaacttgaataaggcatgaaatcgttctaaatatggtacttTTCTTATTTCCATGCCAgttcaccatcaattatctttgtggtccaacatatttccatgtcagtccaccatcaatttattccgcatcaatttggtttagatttcctgcgattgttttcttgccaattcttagccttgaccggatccttctagaacttgaatcaaggtgacaattctttgttgcccacgtggatcatgctcaatgggcctccacgaatttgcttgagcccataactcttggatgagtccgttgagcacatccttgaacttctttgctcgtgctctcgtaaccgacccaattggtacttgaacgagatccttcgaagcggtgccttgatctccatcattatTATAACCTAAAATATCACTTATactttcttggacattacatccctccctccttTTAAAAATTTCTCCCTCGAAATTTTAACGTTCAACCATCATGTGATCATGTAAACATGCCATTTACATGAAATGAAACATAAAACTTGTTATGAATCCACGAAACATACCAGGGTTCACTCGATCAAGTGGGAATATTTATCCCGCATCTGCTGCTCAAGCTCCCATGAAGCTTCCTCAACTCTGTGGTTTCGCCATAACACTTTCACAAGCGGAATCGTCTTAGTCCTCAACTGTTGTTCCTTGCGATCCAAAATTTGCACGGGCAACTCTTCATATGTCAGAGTAGGCTGAATATCAAGAGGTTCGTGGCTAATCACCTGAGATGGATCGTGAATGCACTTCCGCAATTGTGAGACGTGAAAAACGTCGTGAACGCTGGCAAAATTAGAAGGCATTTCGATCTTATATTCTAAGGAGATCACTTACTTCAACACTTTGAACGGTCCAACATACCTTGGATTGAGCTTGCCCTTGTTGCCGAAATGAAACACATTCCGCATTGGCAACACCTTGAGATACACAAGGTCACCAACTGCAGATTTTAACTCACGGCGGCGTTTATCCGCATAGCTTTTCTGTCTAGACTGCGCGGTAAGCATGCGCTTTCGAATCAAAGCAATCTTTTCCTTCATCACCTGCACTAATTCTGGCCCCAATAACTGTCTCTCCCTTATTTCATCCCAATACAAAGGCGATCTACATTTGCGCCCATACAACACCTCTTACGGTGCCTTGCCAATAGTTGGCTGAAAACTGTTATTATAGGCAAACTCAACTAATGACAAATGACGTATCCAACTCCCCTTGAAATCCAAAACGCACAGCCTAAGCATATCCTCAAGAGTTTGAATGGTTCTCTCGGATTGGCCATCATTTTGCGGATGATAAGCCATGCTAAAGTTCAACTTCGTACCCATAGCACTATGTACCTTCTGCCAAAATCTCAATGTGAACCGTGGATCACTATTCAACACAATGGAGATAGGCACTCCATGTAGTCTCACAATTTCCTACACATACAGATTTGCCAATTTTTCCAACGAGTCAGTGATCTTAATGGGAAGGAAATGAGCACTCTTCGTCAATCTGTCCACAATAACCCATATAGCATCTTGTCTACTTGGTGCTTTTGGAAGACCAAcgacaaaatccatagaaatctGATCCCATTTCAATACTGGCACTTCAAGTGGCTTAAGTAACCCTACAGGCTTCTAATGTTCAGCTTTCACAAGTTGGCATGAATGACAATGTGCAACATACTCAACAATATCCTTCTTCATGCTGCGTCACCAAAACTTCTTTTTCATATCTTGATACATCTTGTTGTTGCCTGGGTGCACTGTATACTGTGTTTGGTGA
Above is a genomic segment from Alnus glutinosa chromosome 12, dhAlnGlut1.1, whole genome shotgun sequence containing:
- the LOC133852547 gene encoding uncharacterized protein LOC133852547 is translated as MDFVVGLPKAPSRQDAIWVIVDRLTKSAHFLPIKITDSLEKLANLSPLYWDEIRERQLLGPELVQVMKEKIALIRKRMLTAQSRQKSYADKRRRELKSAVGDLVYLKVLPMRNVFHFGNKGKLNPSVHDVFHVSQLRKCIHDPSQVISHEPLDIQPTLTYEELPVQILDRKEQQLRTKTIPLVKVLWRNHRVEEASWELEQQMRDKYSHLIE